TGCTGCTACGATGAGAAAAATAATGTGGAGCTAATCCGCGAACTACTCAGTTCTGAAGATCGCCCTGATGGAATCATGGCCTCCGTAGAAAAATTAGCTTTTGCTACCTATGAGGCAGTGAGACATACTGATCTTTCGGTCCCCAAAGATTTAAAAGTCATCAGTTTCTCCAATAGCTCCATTGTTGGGCTATTGAACCCTTCCTTGACCACGATCACGCAGCCGGCGATTGAGATGGGGAATGAATGTGCTAATATGCTGATCCGAAAGCTGGCCAAGCCTAAGTATTATGAGTTGATGGACAAGGTGATTACTATACCTTCGAAGATTACGGTGAGGGAGTCTACTAGTAAGGGGTGATAGATTTGTAGAAAAAGTTTCATGGATATACGGAGTGGTTCCAGTAATTAATATCTCCTTGCTCACCTGGTAAAAAGAACTATGCTTCGGTTTCGCTTAACACAAGTGAATGAAGATCTGCCTTAGCAGGTGGGCAGGCCCAAGTGGCCTCAATTCTAAAGTTTACCATGTCCTATATTGCTTTAGCCTCCTTACTGATAGAGAAGCGGAAATACAGTAAAAATTGCTTTCAGAATTGAATAAAAAAGAAAGGCCGGTGAATTTTCACCGGCCTTTCACTTATGCAATAAGATTAAAATTATTCACCTTCCTCTGTTTCAATGGTGGTAAGAGGTGGAATGTTATTTTCAAAGCCATTATATCCCTCATTTTGATTGAGGTGCCCTTTGGTATTTGAGTTAATGGCATTTTGAGGAATTGGCCACAAAACATGATAAGGACTCAAGGTATAGGTATCCCCATGCCTGGTAAATACTCCCTTATTGTAATAGTCGGTCACTTCCATGATTCTATCATAGTAGAAATTATCCTTGGAGAAGTCTGCCTCATTATAGCTTTTGCCATTGTAAGCTGTTTTGCCTGTCATTGCAAAGATTCTCGCAATTCTAGTCAGTTCAGTTTTTCTTGGCTCTTCATAATATAGCTCTCTAGCTCTTTCGTCCAGTACAGTTCCAATATTGATTTCATCAGCGGTATATGGAGCGGCACCTGCTCTGGTTCTTACTGCATTGATATCCGAAGCTGCACCTGCCAGATCGCCTAGCCAAAACTTAGCTTCTGCTCTCAGCAGGTAGGATTCGGCCAGTCTGAATATATACCAGTCGGTAGGTCCACCCTGAGGCTGATTACGCTGTGCATCTGGCACAAACAACTTATAGTGTGGCCATGAGAACCAGCTTCTGATGGTGTCTACTACTAAAACTACTCCTTCCTCATTTCTGAATTCCAGATTTTGGTTGTAATAGGGGTCGTTTTCCTTGATGTCCGGATTGTTATATACCAGATCTTCCATGTCCATCCAGTTGCCAGGAGCATGTCTAAGGTCATTTTCATCATCCCAGATCATGCTTTGGTGATACCAGGTACCTCTCAACCTTCCGATACCTCGACCGAATTCAGTTACCTGATCGATTTCAATACCTGATCTATCCGATGTGCCTTTGTTACCAGTAGGGGTATTGATGTTACTTCCCCAGAAAGGAACCGCATTACGCATGGTGATGATACCACCAGAGTTACCATCTGTATCTACTCTGTCCATTACCAGAAGAATTGCTTCAGTATTGGTAAAAGGAGCCTTGTTTTCGGGTCTGTGAAGATCCCAGATCACATTTTTAGTAGGGTCTCCGGCATCTACACCAAATCGTTCCGTCATAAGTGAGTAAGGACCGCCGTCTATCAGACGATTAGCAACGTCCAGGGCATCTTGAAATTCTCCCAAGGCTAGATTGATTTTGATCAAGAGGTGCTGAAGGGCTCCCTTTGGCACTCGTCCACGGTCCATTACTTCCGGAATCCACTCCTCACCCCATTCTAGATCTTCTTTCATTTTTCTCAATATGACCGTACGTTCTGTAGAGTAGAAGTCAAGTTTTGGTTCTATAATTTCCTCCAATATCAAAGGAACATCACCAAACTGTTGCGTGAGTCTATAGTAACGCAAAGATCTATGGAAATATGCTGTCGCTAAAAGGTGGTTTCTTTCTGCATCTGATTCATAGTCCTGAGGCTCGTCGATACGGGATACTACAGTGTTTGCATATTTGATACCCTTATATCCTTCATACCAGTACCACCCGATTCTGTTGGTATTTACTGAATTTAGATTTGCATCAGGGGTAATTAGTAGGTTCATGTCCTGAGCAGGTCCTGATTTATCAGTAGTACCTTCAACCGCTACTTCCGTGAAAATGTGCTCAGTAAGAATAGGAGAGCCATCTCCAGTGTATTCGTGGCGCATATTACGCTCACAGGCCACTAGTGCAGCCCATAAGCCACTTGCTTCATTGTAGGTGTTTTCCGGTGAAAAGAAGGAGAGCGGCTGCGGCTCTAACCAGTCTTCATTACAACCAGAAGTGACGGCTACAATCAATCCTGTCATCAGGATTTTTATGGAGTTCATTTTACTTCTAATATTCATTTTAAAGTTCTTTTAGGCTTACAGTGTAACATCGATTCCTAGTGTGAAATATCTTGGGATTGGTCCGGAGTTTTCTGGATCCCAGAAGTCCCACTGTGGAGCATAATGCCCTACGTTTCTGATATTACCGTACACACGTAGATTTGTGATATTTGCCTTTTCAGTCAGCTGCTTAGGGAAATTGTATCCCATGGAGATGTTTTCCAGTCGGATGAAGGATCTCTTACGATACACATTGAATCCACCGGCTCCACCTTCACTGGAGTTTAGCCTAGCCCACTCATTGCTAGGATTTTCTTCAGTCCAGTAAGGAGTAATGTATGAGCTGGTTCTGTCTAGGAAACCATCTCTGTTCTTTCTTTGATTGAAGGTTCCGTCATGACCCCAGTAGGAGTAGATCATGAATGATACGTCAAAGTTTTTGAACAAAACAAACTCATTTCTCAAACTCCAACGGAATCTAGGCTCGGTAAAACCTTGAAACTGACGGTCAGCATTGGTGAAAAGACCATCGCCATCTACATCTTCAATTTTGAAATCACCTGGTTTTACACCGTAATCTGCAGCAGCATCTGCTTCATCTGATTGCCAGATTCCTAAGGTTTTGTAGTTCCAGATTTGATCAATTGCGCGTCCGATGAACCATCCGTTACTCGGGTCATCTAATTCTTCGCCGTTCTCATCCAAGTCCCCGTAAAGACTTACTATTTCATTTCTATTCAATTGGAAGTTGGCTGTAGATCTCCAGATGAAATTGTTTCTTTCATAGTTGGTGGAGTTTAGCGTAAGCTCAAAACCTTTGTTGTCCACCTGGCCTAGGTTATCCCATACAAAATTGAATCCCAGGAAATCCGGTAAGCTTCGCTCTACTAGCAAGTCCCTAGTGGACATTTTGTACATCTCTAGTGTACCAGTCAGTCGGGTTTTCAGTACAGAGAAATCAAGTCCAAAGTTGAAGGATTCTGTTCTTTCCCATTGAAGGTTGGAATTCTGCATTCTGTTTACATATAGCTGATTAACCAAATACAGTTCTCCACTAGGTCTCTCGTAGAAGTATTTCCCGGTATTCAAATCAGAAAGCGCTACATATCTACCGATATCACGGTTACCATTGCTACCCCAAGAAAGTCTAAGCTTACCGAAGTCTAGCCAGTCTATATTGACAAAATTCTCATCTGAGAATACCCATCCCACAGCTGCAGAATAGAATAGTGCTCTCGGGTTACTTTGGCCAAACGCAGAGTAGCCATCTCTTCTTACGGATACGGTAGTGGAATATTTGCCATCATAGGAGTAAATCATTCTACCCATCAGAGCGTCACCAGTACTGTACTCGTCATTGCTGGAGATGATGGGGTTGATACCACCACCTATGTTATGATATCCCAAGCGGTCATGAGGTTCAAAGCCATTGTTGGTCATGGTGTTATCCCAAGACTGGAATTTCTCCGCATTCACTAGGAAAGTCGCATTGAAGTCGTGCTTTTCAGCAAAAGTTTTTTGCCAGGTAAGAATGTTATCTAATTGCCAGTAGTAAGTTTTGTTTTGTCTTCTGCTAGCAATTCCTCCTCTTTGACCCCATTCTGCATGTTCTGCAGATTGATGATTGAAATATTCGTAGTAAGTAAACCTTGGCGTAAAGTTAGTTCGGAAGTTGAATCCAAATGGCAACTTGATGTTTGCATAAAGGGTAGCATTGATATTTAGATCTCTATCTACTCGATCGATATGGCTTCTGTCGTAGAAAGGGTGGGTGCCACCACTTTGCTCGTCATTTGGTCTCCATTTGTAAGTGTCATCTTCATTATATTCAGAACCCCAAGGAGATAGTGTTCTTAGAAGATTCCAATCAACTGTAACCTGGCTTTCATCCTGATGCGCAAACTGAATATTGGTACCTACAGATAACCAATCATTCACTTTTCCTTCCAGGTTTAATCTGGTTCTGATGGTTTCAAATTCATCACCTATAATGATGCCCTCATTGTTCAAATATCCAACTGACCAGTAGTAGTTGAAATTTTCATTTCTTCCGGATAAACTCACGGTGTAATCCTGACGGAAACCAGTCTGGAAGATTTTATCGTACCAGTCTACTGAATTTCCATTTTGGTAATTTTCAATCTCAGCAGGCTGCATGTTCAATCGCTGAAGCCAAACCGTAATAGGATCTCCCGAAGACCCATCGTATGCCATCCATTCCTCTAGAGAAATTTCGCTAGGAAGAGTTCTCGGGTCAGAGAATTCATACGGATCGTACCCACCGGCATTGATACTTTTGAAGACATCCTCTCTCCAGCTAACGAATCCATCTGGGCTATATACCTCAGGAAATGTAGCCATGGTAGCCAGGCCGGCATTCGCGTTGAACTTGATAGTAGGCTTGCCAATAGTTCCTTTTTTGGTAGTGATTAGGATTACGCCGTTAGCTGCTTTTGCTCCAAATACTGCAGCTGCACTGGCATCCTTAAGTACCTCTAGGTTATCTATATCATTTGGGTTGATGTCAGCTAGTTCTCCATAATAAATGGCTCCATCCAGTACCAATAGTGGGGAGTTACCCGCATTCAGGGAGGTTTGACCTCTCACTTGTAGCGATCCACCACCTTTGGCAGAAGTGCTCAGTCCCACATTCAGACCGGCAGCGTTACCTCTCAGGATATCCTGTACTGAATTGGGGTTTTCATTTTCTAGCTTGTTTGGATTTACAGATGAAACTGCTCCTGTTACATCTCTTTTCTTTGCCGAACCATAACCAATCACAACTACCTCTTCTAGGTCAGAAGTGTTAGGGTTCATTTTGAGATCAATTACGGTTTGGTTACCGATTAATTTCTCTACGGGATCATACCCGATAAAAGAGAAAACCAAGACTCCGTCGGTTGGAGCACTGATGGAGTATTTTCCGTCCAGGTCAGTGGTGGTTCCTGTTGTCGTTCCTTTTAGCAAAACCGTGACGCCTGGTAAAGGCATGTCGGTTTCATCTAAAACTGTTCCGCTGATTTGTACATTTTGGGCATAGGTCGTACTGACCCCGATGCACAAATAGAATACAATCAACCAGAGGCTTTTGTAAAGTTTGTACCGCATAAGTAGGGGGGTAATAGTTATTGTTAAATTGACTAATGTGTTAATAATTTCATTTATGATATATTAACATTTCAAGTTAAAAGAATATGATACAAATGGCCTAATTGTTTGCCCAGATTTTAACGCAATCGATTTCGTGAAGTCTAAGGGCGGTTTTGTGTTTAAAATTCTCTTATGATTTAAGTTGAAAAATGGTTATAATTTCTCTTCAAATAAGTGTCCTGTAGTGTCTTGTATGTAGTTTTAGAGTAGGCTATTGTTAAGATATGGTTGCTGTATAAAATTCAATTTTAGTATTTCAATGTGTAAAAATGAAGGTATATTTATTTGGATTAAACTTCTGGAAAAAAAGCTATTTAAATTAATTTACTGTGTTTTATTTCTGTCTAAAACATATAATAATAAAAAGATAGTATTTGCTTCATTACTATTTTAAGCAATATGATTATCCACAATGATGCCAGTAGTTAAAGAATGTGGCTGTATAGTAGCAGATAACCGTTCACCGACGACAGCCCACTGCCCACAGCACGTAGAAAGAAACCTTAGCCATAATTTCTCTCGCTACTGGTAAGAAAGCGGATTTACGTATCAAGCAAAATAAAAAAGCTGCCTCCAAATGGAGAGCAGCTTTTAGCATTACCCAACTTACTATTTTTTAATAGCCGGGGTTTTGAGGGAATCCGCTGGACGTTCCTTCTGCCCGGTCGATTTGATTCTGTGGAATAGGTCTCAAAACATGGAAGTCCTTGATATTAGGAGCTCCCTGCGGATTGTACATTTTTACCCGTTCTACCAATATACCCCAGCGCTTCAAATCCAACCATCGGGTTTGCTCACCTATCAGCTCTCTTGCACGCTCTTCGGTCAGGAATTCAAAGGTCATTTCTGATTCGGATATCTCCATTTCAGCTTCTTTGCCAGGGAAGGCGGCTCTTCTCCTCACCACATTGATGTTATCGGTAGCCTCAGCTACTTTTCCCTGCATCAATTGTGCTTCGGCAAGCATCAGGTAAGTGTCTGCAAGTCGCATCGCGATATAGTCTCTACCTCCTTCAAACTGGGTACGGTCAGCTCTTCCTGGATCCATTTGCTTTCGCAGGGCCGGAAACAAACGCTCTGTATAAAGTTCCGGTGTCAGCACCTGATACGGATACTGTGCTCTTTCAGCTTCGGACATATTGTAGCCAGGCAGCCACATGGTAGTATCTCCCTGTGCGAAAGTTACCGTCTCCTTGGACTTGTCAAAAGTGGTATTATAAGTACCCGGCTTATTGGAAAGGAAAGCATCCCGATAGGATTTTTTGTACCTGGAGTCATTTGTACGATCCGCAAAGATGGTGTTCAGTGTATAATCGGTAGGTCTATATCTTTTGAAAGGCCTTCCGTTTTCTGTATCTCTCTGCATGCCTGGCTGTACATCGTACTCCATCAAGAAGAACACATGGGAATTGTTTCCTCCGCCGTTGGTCAATGGGTCCCGGGTGTATTGGGTTGACCAGATTACCTCATTATTGATTTCATTGCCAAAGGCATGCACGTCACCAAAATCAGGTAGCAATTCTAAACCATAGTTATCAATGACACTCTGTAGGTTTCGCTCTGCATCAGCATAGTCCGAAGAGGAAGCTGCCTCTGAGGTGGCTTTGGTTAGGTAAACCCTGCCTAATAAGTGCTCAGCGGCAGCCCGGGTAGCTCTACCATAATCTGAAGCTGCTGCGCTGGCTTCCAGACTAGGAATAGCAGACTCTAGATCGGCAATGATGGCCGCATAAACTGTCTCCACAGAAGCTCTGCTCACTTCCTTGGTAGGTAGTATGGTCTCACTCAGCTGCAAATCCAGCGGGCCAAAAAGCTGCACCATGATAAAGTAATGGTGAGCTCTGATAAATTTAGCCTCAGCTACGATCTTTGCGACTGCTTCCTGGCTGATTCCGGTAACTTCCGCAGATCTGTCGATTACAGCATTACAGGTGTTGATCCCTCGGTAAAACTCATCCCAAAGCTCCCGTACATGGCCGTTTTGAGAATCAAACTGATTGGTATAGGTGTTCATAAATTTCCATGAACCATCAGCCCCATTGGTGTAGATATCTGTACCAAAGATGGTGAAGTTGTTGCCCCGCTCTGTGCCATACCAGGCACGCATGGTGCTGTAGGCAGCGTTGAGGCCATCATTGAGGCCTTTTGGGGAATTCAGGTAGTCACTGCCAATCTGTGAAGTAACATCCTCATCCAAAAAGCCGCTACAGGATACTGTTCCTATAATACTTAATATAATGCCGGTTTTCTTACCCCAGCTTGTGATTTTATTTGCTAAATTTTTCATTGCTGATTAGAATTTTGCATTGATACCAAATGTGAAAGAAGTGACAGCAGGAGAGACGTTTGCGTTTACTGCACCGGCTCCCACACCTTGCTCACCGTCTAGATATACTTCTGGATCTATACCCTTATGCTCAGATCTATAGTTGGCAAAAATGAACGGCTGCTGGATACTGGTGTAAATTCTCAGCCCGGTCATACCGATTCGCTCTGCCGCTTCTGGTGTGAAATTGTAACCGAAGTTGATGTTTCTGACCTTGATGAAAGTCCCATCAAAGTATTCCATAGAACTGGCATACTTGGCACTCTCCTGGTTTACGTTTGGTCTAGGATAATCATTGGTAGGATTGTCCGGTGTCCAATAGTTGATGTCCAGGTTATTGTATCGGCCAGCCAAGCTGTTGTTTCCAGTATGGAACTGTGACCTAATCATGTAGCCGAATCTACCATATAGGAAGAATGAAAGGTCAAATCCTTTGAAATTGAATCTGTTGGTGATTCCCATCGCAAAGTCAGGAACAGCGGAGCCCAGGAACTGTCGGTCTTCGGAGTTGATCACTCCATCCTGGTTTAGATCTTCGATTTTGATTTCACCGGGTACACTGCCATAAGCAGTAGCTTCATCTAGCTCATCCAGTTGCCAGATTCCTATTTTCTTCAAATCATAGAAAACAGTCAAGGGCTGTCCGATGAACCTGCCAGCAGAAATGTCATCTCCATTTGGAAGGTCTATGATTTCCTCCGTGTTTTTAGTGAATACAAAATCAGTGGACCAGACAAAATCACCCTTCTCAATATTGAGTGTAGATAGGGTAAGTTCCACTCCTCTGTTTTGGGTTTCACCAATGTTTGTGGTATAACCACCAAATCCAATGGAATTAGGCAATGGCTGAGGAGCTAGCAGGTCGCTGGTATTGGTGATGTAATATTCCAATGAACCGAATACTCTGCTTTTCCAAATCGCGAAATCCAAACCTAAATTGAATGTGGTCGACGTTTCCCATCTCAAATCAGGATTGCCAATCGTATTGGGTCTGTAGCCAAAAGCAGGGGAGTTGTCATAAGCATAGGAAGTCCTTCCGAGCAATGCCTGCGTCTGGTATGGATTGATCGCTTGGTTACCGATAGACCCGTAAGAAACTCTCAACTTCAATTGATCAATAGAATTGGAATTTGCCAGAAAATCTTCCTTGGCAATATTCCAGCCTAAAGCTACAGAAGGGAAGTAGGCAAAGCGGTTGTTTTCACCAAATCTAGAACTTCCATCTGCTCTCAATGTCGCCGTGAACAGGTACTTGCCATCAAAATCATAGTTTAATCTACCCATAAAGGACATCAGGCTCCACTGTACCAAATTGGTATTGGCACCGGTGATTTGAGAAGCATCACCTAGTCTATGAAACAATTGGCTTTCTGCCGGAATCCCCAAAACACTGATAGAGCTTTGCTCCAAATTGTCCTCTTGAACCGACTGCAATGCAGTTAGATTCAAATTATGCTTTTCATTAAAAGTCTTGTTATAAGTCAGGATGTTTTCCAATGTGTAATTGAAGCGGAATTCTTCGAAAATGCTTCCTGTGGCATCTCCACCTCTACGGGCATTGGTCTGCGATCCTGTAAATCTCCCGTTTCGGCTGATGGTGAAATCCGGCCCGAATACCACTCTGTAGGTTAGTCCATTGGTGATTTCCCAGCTGGCAAAAATACTGTTGAAAATACGGTAATTTTTAGTCAGATCTTCCTGGGCACCGGGTACTATTTCAGCAAATGGATTAGTTCTTAAACCATCCGAAGTAGGCAGGAAGATTAGGTTGCCTTCTTCGTCAAAGGGCTTGCCCAATGGGTTTTCAGCCAAGGCTCCTCCCATGGGGTTGAAGTTTTCACCATTTCTTTCTGAATAAGAAACCAAAGTGGAAGTACCAAATTTGATCTTGTCATTGATAGCATGGTCGATGTTTGCACGGAAAGTATAGCGCGTGTAATCCTGATTGATGATCACACCTTTGTCCTTAAAGTAATTAGTAGAAACAAAGAAGGTGGTCTTGTCGCTACCGCCGCTTACGCCTACCTGATAACTTTGAATAGCTCCGTTTCGGGTCAGGGCAGAAGGGTAGTCGGTGCTTCTGCCTAGTTCTAAACTCTCTAGCTCCACCGGCTCAAAAAGGGCTGCATCAGCTTCTGGCGTGGCCGGCCCTGCTGGGTATTCCCCTGAAGTTCTTCTGGATTCTCTTTTGTATTCGGCAAATTCAGGTCCATTGAACACATCGATTCTACCCAATGATTTGTTGATTCCGTAGTATCCATCGAAGGAAACTGTGGTTTTCCCTTTTGTACCTCTCTTGGTGGTCACCAATACTACACCGTTGGACCCTCTAGATCCATAAATCGCTGTGGCAGACGCATC
This genomic window from Algoriphagus sp. TR-M9 contains:
- a CDS encoding SusC/RagA family TonB-linked outer membrane protein translates to MRYKLYKSLWLIVFYLCIGVSTTYAQNVQISGTVLDETDMPLPGVTVLLKGTTTGTTTDLDGKYSISAPTDGVLVFSFIGYDPVEKLIGNQTVIDLKMNPNTSDLEEVVVIGYGSAKKRDVTGAVSSVNPNKLENENPNSVQDILRGNAAGLNVGLSTSAKGGGSLQVRGQTSLNAGNSPLLVLDGAIYYGELADINPNDIDNLEVLKDASAAAVFGAKAANGVILITTKKGTIGKPTIKFNANAGLATMATFPEVYSPDGFVSWREDVFKSINAGGYDPYEFSDPRTLPSEISLEEWMAYDGSSGDPITVWLQRLNMQPAEIENYQNGNSVDWYDKIFQTGFRQDYTVSLSGRNENFNYYWSVGYLNNEGIIIGDEFETIRTRLNLEGKVNDWLSVGTNIQFAHQDESQVTVDWNLLRTLSPWGSEYNEDDTYKWRPNDEQSGGTHPFYDRSHIDRVDRDLNINATLYANIKLPFGFNFRTNFTPRFTYYEYFNHQSAEHAEWGQRGGIASRRQNKTYYWQLDNILTWQKTFAEKHDFNATFLVNAEKFQSWDNTMTNNGFEPHDRLGYHNIGGGINPIISSNDEYSTGDALMGRMIYSYDGKYSTTVSVRRDGYSAFGQSNPRALFYSAAVGWVFSDENFVNIDWLDFGKLRLSWGSNGNRDIGRYVALSDLNTGKYFYERPSGELYLVNQLYVNRMQNSNLQWERTESFNFGLDFSVLKTRLTGTLEMYKMSTRDLLVERSLPDFLGFNFVWDNLGQVDNKGFELTLNSTNYERNNFIWRSTANFQLNRNEIVSLYGDLDENGEELDDPSNGWFIGRAIDQIWNYKTLGIWQSDEADAAADYGVKPGDFKIEDVDGDGLFTNADRQFQGFTEPRFRWSLRNEFVLFKNFDVSFMIYSYWGHDGTFNQRKNRDGFLDRTSSYITPYWTEENPSNEWARLNSSEGGAGGFNVYRKRSFIRLENISMGYNFPKQLTEKANITNLRVYGNIRNVGHYAPQWDFWDPENSGPIPRYFTLGIDVTL
- a CDS encoding RagB/SusD family nutrient uptake outer membrane protein, which translates into the protein MKNLANKITSWGKKTGIILSIIGTVSCSGFLDEDVTSQIGSDYLNSPKGLNDGLNAAYSTMRAWYGTERGNNFTIFGTDIYTNGADGSWKFMNTYTNQFDSQNGHVRELWDEFYRGINTCNAVIDRSAEVTGISQEAVAKIVAEAKFIRAHHYFIMVQLFGPLDLQLSETILPTKEVSRASVETVYAAIIADLESAIPSLEASAAASDYGRATRAAAEHLLGRVYLTKATSEAASSSDYADAERNLQSVIDNYGLELLPDFGDVHAFGNEINNEVIWSTQYTRDPLTNGGGNNSHVFFLMEYDVQPGMQRDTENGRPFKRYRPTDYTLNTIFADRTNDSRYKKSYRDAFLSNKPGTYNTTFDKSKETVTFAQGDTTMWLPGYNMSEAERAQYPYQVLTPELYTERLFPALRKQMDPGRADRTQFEGGRDYIAMRLADTYLMLAEAQLMQGKVAEATDNINVVRRRAAFPGKEAEMEISESEMTFEFLTEERARELIGEQTRWLDLKRWGILVERVKMYNPQGAPNIKDFHVLRPIPQNQIDRAEGTSSGFPQNPGY
- a CDS encoding SusC/RagA family TonB-linked outer membrane protein, translating into MLTKIYTRFTALLLLCFITSVSWAQDAQVSGTVYDETGTPLPGATVLLKGTTTGATTDLDGQYSIAVPSGGVLVFSFIGYTPQEIEVGNQSKIDINLLPDLADLEEVVVVGYGTAKKSQLTGAISSVGSKEIAELPITDARQALQGRAAGVDVTQPGSKPGSAPQVRIRGRRSFNASNEPLYVVDGIPIVGGLNDINPQDITSMEVLKDASATAIYGSRGSNGVVLVTTKRGTKGKTTVSFDGYYGINKSLGRIDVFNGPEFAEYKRESRRTSGEYPAGPATPEADAALFEPVELESLELGRSTDYPSALTRNGAIQSYQVGVSGGSDKTTFFVSTNYFKDKGVIINQDYTRYTFRANIDHAINDKIKFGTSTLVSYSERNGENFNPMGGALAENPLGKPFDEEGNLIFLPTSDGLRTNPFAEIVPGAQEDLTKNYRIFNSIFASWEITNGLTYRVVFGPDFTISRNGRFTGSQTNARRGGDATGSIFEEFRFNYTLENILTYNKTFNEKHNLNLTALQSVQEDNLEQSSISVLGIPAESQLFHRLGDASQITGANTNLVQWSLMSFMGRLNYDFDGKYLFTATLRADGSSRFGENNRFAYFPSVALGWNIAKEDFLANSNSIDQLKLRVSYGSIGNQAINPYQTQALLGRTSYAYDNSPAFGYRPNTIGNPDLRWETSTTFNLGLDFAIWKSRVFGSLEYYITNTSDLLAPQPLPNSIGFGGYTTNIGETQNRGVELTLSTLNIEKGDFVWSTDFVFTKNTEEIIDLPNGDDISAGRFIGQPLTVFYDLKKIGIWQLDELDEATAYGSVPGEIKIEDLNQDGVINSEDRQFLGSAVPDFAMGITNRFNFKGFDLSFFLYGRFGYMIRSQFHTGNNSLAGRYNNLDINYWTPDNPTNDYPRPNVNQESAKYASSMEYFDGTFIKVRNINFGYNFTPEAAERIGMTGLRIYTSIQQPFIFANYRSEHKGIDPEVYLDGEQGVGAGAVNANVSPAVTSFTFGINAKF
- a CDS encoding RagB/SusD family nutrient uptake outer membrane protein, coding for MNIRSKMNSIKILMTGLIVAVTSGCNEDWLEPQPLSFFSPENTYNEASGLWAALVACERNMRHEYTGDGSPILTEHIFTEVAVEGTTDKSGPAQDMNLLITPDANLNSVNTNRIGWYWYEGYKGIKYANTVVSRIDEPQDYESDAERNHLLATAYFHRSLRYYRLTQQFGDVPLILEEIIEPKLDFYSTERTVILRKMKEDLEWGEEWIPEVMDRGRVPKGALQHLLIKINLALGEFQDALDVANRLIDGGPYSLMTERFGVDAGDPTKNVIWDLHRPENKAPFTNTEAILLVMDRVDTDGNSGGIITMRNAVPFWGSNINTPTGNKGTSDRSGIEIDQVTEFGRGIGRLRGTWYHQSMIWDDENDLRHAPGNWMDMEDLVYNNPDIKENDPYYNQNLEFRNEEGVVLVVDTIRSWFSWPHYKLFVPDAQRNQPQGGPTDWYIFRLAESYLLRAEAKFWLGDLAGAASDINAVRTRAGAAPYTADEINIGTVLDERARELYYEEPRKTELTRIARIFAMTGKTAYNGKSYNEADFSKDNFYYDRIMEVTDYYNKGVFTRHGDTYTLSPYHVLWPIPQNAINSNTKGHLNQNEGYNGFENNIPPLTTIETEEGE